TGCTTCTCGCGGCGGAGCTGCCCCTCCGGCCGGCGCTGCCGCGGCTCCGACGATGCCTCCGCCTTCCGGCACTATTGAACCGTTGCCCCCGTTCCGCGATGTGCCGGTCTCGGAGCGGCAGACCTTGTTCCTCCGGAAGCTCCAGAATTGCTGCTTCTTGTTGGACTTCTCCGACACGTTGAAGAACGTTCGGGAGAAGGAGATCAAGCGGCAAACGCTGATGGAGCTCGTAGATTTTATCCAATCGGGTTCTGGAAAGATCACGGAGAATTGCCAGGAGGAGATGATAAAGATGATATCGGTTAACATTTTCCGGTGCCTTCCACCGGCGTCGCACGAGAACACCGGGGCAGAGAACAATGACCCAGAGGAGGAGGAGCCCTCTATGGACGCGGCCTGGCCGCACTTGCAGCTCGTCTACGAACTTCTCCTTCGGTACGTGGTTTCTTCTGATACTGATACCAAGGTTGCGAAACGGTACATTGATCATTCATTCGTGCTTAAGTTGCTTGATTTGTTTGGTTCCGAGGACCCTAGAGAGCGTGAGTATTTGAAAACAATATTGCATCGTATATATGGGAAATTCATGGTTCACAGGCCCTTCATTAGGAAGGCGATTAACAACATTTTTTATCGTTTTATATATGAGACTGAGAGACATAGTGGTATTGGGGAGCTTCTGGAGATTCTTGGCAGCATCATTAATGGGTTTGCGCTGCCCATGAAGGAGGAACACAAGTTGTTCCTTGTTAGGGCGCTTTTGCCCCTACATAAGCCTAAGTCTGTTGGCATGTACCATCAGCAGTTGTCGTACTGTATCTTGCAGTTTGTCGAGAAGGATTTCAAGCTCGCGGATACGGTTATTAGGGGCCTGTTGAAGTATTGGCCTGTCACGAATTGCCAGAAGGAGGTTCTCTTCCTTGGGGAATTGGAGGAGGTGTTGGAGGCCACACAGGCTGCGGAGTTCCAACGCTGCATGGTTCCCCTCTTTAGACAGATTTCCCGCTGCCTCAATAGTTCTCACTTTCAGGTAAGTGGAACTGTTTTTGTCATGTTATTGACTGAGATTGATACAATTcaagctttttttatttttttttgcttttcccatttttcctttctttaaCATTATAGTAAATAGGGAATAGGGAGTGCTTTTTGTTGAACTGCTACTTTCTATGTGAAGATAGGTCAGGAGACAAGTATGGTGTAATTAGAAGGTTAGTGTAAGTTTCAGATGCAGAATCAGTACAGTTTAATTGAAGTCCTATCCCATTAGTCTTAAGCTATGTTGTGATTATATAAATTCCATTTCTTTCCTGTTATGAATAGTTCTTGAATTTTAATTGTGTAAATGATTAGTTGTTTGATATGGAAAggcaataaaaattatattggaCAATATCTGTCAATATGGCAAGATACCCTTTGTTTTCTCTGACTTATTTGGTTTCAACCCTAAACAACAAATGTAAAACTAGTAATTCATGCATGCACATGCAATAATTGATTTTCAAACAAGCAAGTTATGTAAGGATAGGATTGGGTGTTTGGTGTAACGAACATAGTCTTTTTAGAAGAATTTCCCTCTTAGATATGTTGAGAGATTGAAAAATTATGCTTCATTCATGGTTTGTTCTACGGCtagttttgttttttaaaagattatagAGGATCCATTTTCTTACAATCTTCTTTTAACTTTCTATTTTCATCCCAATATAGTTCTTTTTTttcctaataaaaaaaaaggttcaGAGGAACATGTTTTTGCATGTCCGTggatttatattaattttgttcttGGTTTACAACAGAACCTTAAACTGGCTATCTTAAACAGAATTGGAATTTAACTTATGACTTCTTGCTAGGATTAAACTTTATGAATATGTAAGTGTGTATTGATTTAAGGCTCTATTTGATGATTATCTTAAGACCAAGTACGATGAGATTTTGAACACAAATTTGTTTGGAGCAGATAGATAACAATACAAGAAAAATGGCTACATCTTAGGACAAAATTTACCCGATTTCCTATAAGGACGCGGACAGAGACACAACTTTTTTGTCTAGTCTGGTCTCCATTGTCTAagtatcttttcattttctatcCTGAAACACTTACCAACTGTAGCCTAATGTTTAATGGGTGATGCTTTTgactataatataaattatcaGTTCAGTAATTGTTATAGTGTAGTTTCTGGTTTGACTTATGCACTGTTTTTGAAATCTGGGTTACAGCTTTGCTTCGCTTTTTTATTATACTGTTATTGTCATTGTTCTTACTGTTATTATTGtgttgttgaggtccatgagatGATACTTTAGAAATCAAAAAAGCAAAGGCGATTTGTTGGAGTTGAATTTCTGCTGGTTATTGTTTCGAGTGTTACAGTCCTTGCGCTGTCGATTTATTAGGTCGCGCAATGCATGTCCTGATTTAATAAATTTAGCATATACTCCATTGTAACCACCAAACCTTTCATCTAGTAccaagatatttttttttttgtttggcgCACACCACTTCTTGAGAGTGTCTTTGGTTTGTTTTCTtgatctcttttaattttcgttctttcctttattttcttaaaaggAATCCGAACAAAATATGTTCATGTTTTGTAATTTGCGTGCAATCATATCAACTaatgaatataataaataaattgaacatgctTTTAAATGCATAATCCTGTAATATGAGAGGACATAATCAATGTTACCAGAAAGCAGGAGATGTTTAGTTGCTCCTGTGCTTTTTACCTTATTGGACAAAAAAAAGGTCTTCTTGTTAGGTGGTAACTGGTAAGTGATGCTTGTACTTTTTAAACATGGTGGGAAAGGCCAGAGGGAGGGAGGTAATATATGAACGGTTTTATACTTTAACAAGATTGTCATAGTCACTGCAAGATGGATCGTTTTTCATTGGTTTCTTGTGTTTAACGTAAAAATCCTGAACTGATTATGTGATTATCTTTGCATATTATATTTCTTGAGTCACAATCAGTATAGTGATTTGATTGGAGCATTTTCTCTTGCTTTCCTTTTTCCCGAATCATGTATTAAATTGTATGATCTGTTGGTAAAATAGATTTAAATATCGCACAGATCTCTTCTCTTAGGCACACTTGCATTGCAGGTTGCAGAACGAGCCCTCTTCCTCTGGAATAATGAGCATATTGTCAGCTTAATTGCTCAAAACAGGACTGTAGTGCTACCCATAATATATGAAGCATTGGAGAAAAATATTAAGAGTCATTGGAACCAGGCAGTTCATGGGTTGACGGTGAATGTTCGGAAGATGTTTGTTGAAATGGACGCTGAATTGGTTGAGGAGTGCCAGAGGCAGCATGCAGAGAGAGAGGCTAAAGCCCATGAAGTGGAGCAGCAGCGAGAATTGAACTGGAAAAAATTGGCAGAGGCAGCTGCCCAGAACGGACCACTGGATATGGTCACAGTTTAGCCAAACTTGACTGGTTTAACTGGGACTGTGAATTGGGTAGATGAAGGATTATGAATCTGCTCCTTGCCATTTTGGTGCCATTATTTATTGGTTTCTCTTTCTCcccttatttttttttgttctcctTTTCATTTCTCAGTTGGATAAATCATCAAGTGGAAGAAGTAAGCAGTGATTAATGTAACTAAGAAAAATGTATTGGAAGATGTTAGCAGATTAAGAATGTTTTATGGAATGCTAGTATTTTTTTGTCCCTTACACAGAAATATggaaaatttctttcccacgtGGAAAAAAATGATTACCTTTTCTGTCTGTGCTTGATTTTGCTTTTGCATTCCTTAAAATTTTCTGCGGTCTGAGGATTTGCAATTCTAACCGGAGGCACTTTGCAGTAACAAATGATAAATCCATCTGGATTACtagtaattttgatttaaattaccTGACTCTTTTTAAAGACTGCCTTGTTTAGTTAATaacttaatatatattaatggTAATTTAAATTTTGCAGGTAATGTGCATTACTTAACATTGAGGTGGTAATCTTATAAGTTTTTATATTCCAGAAATACCCTTTCAAACAAAGTTCACTTCCCCCAATCTGTCCTCAGTGTCTTCTCTCTTTGTCTGGAAGCTCTCCATCAATAATGAAACTTTCATTAACCATCGGCACAACTGGCACTGACTCAACTTTCTCCTCCTCCGGGGGGTAGCGCTTCCTCTTACCCTCTGTGGTGCTTCTCCACTCTGCCCATTGCCCTTCGCAAACGGTTCAACAACCTTTAGTTTAAGATCTGGGCTTTCAAATTAGATCTGCTTCATCTTCACTCACTGTTAGTAGTGGCTATGGGTCatactttattttcatttctccACTACATACATAGATAATGaagtttggattttttttaggaAATAAAATTGTATAATGCATAGATAATGAAATTggactattttattttagtataaaatatattttttgtccttgaagtttgtaaaaagttttaaaaatatttttaagttttacttTGTTTCAATTTGatcccaaaaatttttaatttgtatcaaatatatccatgatggctaatttttcaaaaacttagaACAAATTTAGCAAAAATATTACAAGAACAACCTTCAATACAAATAAGTTAGATATAGTTGTCAtgcattattgttggattgtatatttgatataaatcgaaaacttttaaaataaaattgaaacaaagtCAAATTTAggggatattttttaaaatttttaacattttaatgataaaaaatatacttttttattttagtttttaagaaaaagggaCATGATGATGAGGGCCTAACTTTGTCCGCACCATgttgatttctttttaaaatgAGATATTgagattaaattttaaaagtagtcctttcaattcataatttttattattttagttttttaactttaaaatttattatattgatCATCGAGATCCATCTGTGTGTATCATATTAgtctttgaattctttttcGCAATGAGTCGGGAACAAAGTGCTAAGCTGGATTTAACTTACCAGAGCTAAAAAGTGTCGTttcattttggcgtttaaataagacaaaaacaaaaagatgaaTAATAGTCTATGTGTTGTGCTAatcatttatctttttttattctccAAAAGGACTTtgattttgctttgtttaaGCACCAACACAAAATAATGTCacttaattctatttttaacaTGACAAATCAGAATTAACTTAGTATTTTATGTGTTGATTCAATACCAAAAAAGTCCAAAGACTaccataatttttaaaactaaattttaaagattagtataataaattttaaatttaaagagttaaaatagtaaaaataatggATCTCACGATATTATAAGAATTTAATCAGTTAAAAGTCCTTCACTCTTTGATGCAGTTGCGAATGGGATGGGAATTGAGGACTCACGAGTAtgattattttttggataaagtatattttttgtctctaaagtttagtaaaagttttaaaaatatccctaagttttattttgttttaattttgttccaaaagttttagatttgcatcaaatatat
This portion of the Arachis duranensis cultivar V14167 chromosome 6, aradu.V14167.gnm2.J7QH, whole genome shotgun sequence genome encodes:
- the LOC107493764 gene encoding serine/threonine protein phosphatase 2A 57 kDa regulatory subunit B' beta isoform, yielding MFNRIMKRGPKKPSKSDDFGAPDGNPLPNAAGVVVNHASRGGAAPPAGAAAAPTMPPPSGTIEPLPPFRDVPVSERQTLFLRKLQNCCFLLDFSDTLKNVREKEIKRQTLMELVDFIQSGSGKITENCQEEMIKMISVNIFRCLPPASHENTGAENNDPEEEEPSMDAAWPHLQLVYELLLRYVVSSDTDTKVAKRYIDHSFVLKLLDLFGSEDPREREYLKTILHRIYGKFMVHRPFIRKAINNIFYRFIYETERHSGIGELLEILGSIINGFALPMKEEHKLFLVRALLPLHKPKSVGMYHQQLSYCILQFVEKDFKLADTVIRGLLKYWPVTNCQKEVLFLGELEEVLEATQAAEFQRCMVPLFRQISRCLNSSHFQVAERALFLWNNEHIVSLIAQNRTVVLPIIYEALEKNIKSHWNQAVHGLTVNVRKMFVEMDAELVEECQRQHAEREAKAHEVEQQRELNWKKLAEAAAQNGPLDMVTV